The following proteins are encoded in a genomic region of Triticum dicoccoides isolate Atlit2015 ecotype Zavitan chromosome 1B, WEW_v2.0, whole genome shotgun sequence:
- the LOC119350737 gene encoding probable serine/threonine-protein kinase PBL7: protein SILHLVSYSSEQLNKEFLARVLTLSSLRHPNVVNLVGFCTDGNRRILVHEYMPLGSLQNHLHDRSPGKALLDWNTRMNIAAGVAKGLGYLHHQGVVYRKPMSSSDILLGDGYHPKLSQYGLAELHQLGAEEIKSFTRSTNIAPEMLATGRVTTKSNVYSFGGVLLELITGRTPFDPAQAAAEDRNLVMWATRVMKDRSQLRWMADPALQDQYPSMGLQEALEVASMCIHQRPAMRSPIGAVVAALSRLAACDDPPPESSHHAAPR, encoded by the exons TCCATTCTTCACTTAGTTTCATATTCATCAGAGCAACTCAACAAGGAGTTTCTTGCTCGTGTCCTGACGCTGAGCTCGTTGCGCCACCCGAATGTCGTCAACCTCGTCGGCTTCTGCACGGACGGCAATCGCAGGATCTTGGTTCACGAGTACATGCCATTGGGTTCTCTCCAAAATCACCTCCATG ATCGGTCTCCGGGCAAAGCACTGCTAGACTGGAACACAAGGATGAACATAGCTGCCGGCGTGGCCAAGGGTTTGGGGTATCTGCACCACcaaggtgtggtgtaccgcaaacccATGAGCAGCTCGGACATCTTGCTCGGAGATGGCTACCACCCAAAGCTGTCCCAGTATGGACTGGCAGAGCTTCATCAGCTAGGTGCAGAGGAAATCAAGAGCTTCACGCGAAGTACTAATATTGCCCCCGAGATGTTAGCTACCGGGAGGGTGACCACCAAGTCGAACGTGTACAGCTTCGGCGGCGTGCTGCTGGAGTTGATCACGGGACGGACCCCCTTCGACCCCGCCCAGGCCGCCGCCGAGGATCGGAACCTTGTCATGTGG GCGACACGAGTGATGAAGGACAGGAGCCAGCTCCGGTGGATGGCAGACCCGGCGCTGCAGGACCAGTATCCGTCCATGGGTTTGCAGGAGGCACTAGAAGTTGCTTCCATGTGCATCCACCAACGGCCGGCCATGAGATCCCCCATTGGCGCCGTCGTCGCAGCTCTGTCTCGCCTTGCCGCCTGCGATGATCCTCCACCTGAATCATCACACCACGCGGCGCCTCGTTAA